A stretch of Komagataella phaffii GS115 chromosome 2, complete sequence DNA encodes these proteins:
- a CDS encoding Plasma membrane G protein coupled receptor (GPCR) that interacts with the heterotrimeric G protein a, with the protein MSTETARITDFSDESARIIRILAISSSSTSIAFGLVSFYLFGAIDYSKRVFRHQLIIFLILFDFLKAIFLLIFPARTLDNPESADNRTFCNAIGFFTAVSIEGADIAILAFAVHTALLIFRPNKKVRNGNNLEGGLFRYRYPVYLVSFLTPILLASLAFINGSGYVPISSWSYLPVHPIWYRLVLSWVPRYIILISIITIYCSIYFYILSQYNSVGGTAKIMWKESLWYKLSNIVLMLFFPDISLSSRSHGQNAEAAPDSKNIDNVSVDDNTEFGNWNRLFSIKEEDNSMSSNIQRPFEKVKIPSSSSMSPRNTAAYEEKEKDQIIHDLRERIQLETQETINKETVELFQIRRLQILKQMKVIFIYPIAYIFLWLFPFILQCVEFNYSREGGPVLWLNYVAAFMQPFNCTVDSLVFFFRETPWNLTSSSVDHLYEHKYSDFRRSVSFLPMYGLPDQYLRGTPPVAPSNADQNNSISPFTNYLMNKPRSLRPSVSSNIDPSQTEEIAGADDDMSFTEALQFLRGEPPAEKPVPNSADLSASPKARKLSKVSWRSSRRGSATDSHYSAKRNRSDPSSDEQPSSNLNSSNKSPDDPSDSPPFSLPHTGALEPQLTHIPETSASSPKHSPKQSRQSSASNRKDVPFLGFFKSSKSEPQSSEASQVDNHSHQSHSQSHNGSEEDLTFLEFLSQGPKN; encoded by the coding sequence ATGAGCACTGAAACCGCCCGTATCACCGACTTTTCCGACGAGTCTGCAAGGATAATTCGGATCCTGGCCATATCCTCCAGCAGCACAAGCATTGCCTTCGGTTTGGTGTCCTTCTACTTATTTGGTGCTATAGATTACAGCAAGAGAGTATTTCGACATCAactcatcatcttcctGATTTTATTTGACTTCCTTAAGGCCATCTTCCTACTCATATTTCCGGCCCGGACCTTGGATAATCCAGAATCTGCCGACAATAGGACATTCTGTAATGCTATTGGATTTTTCACAGCAGTATCCATCGAAGGTGCCGACATCGCTATCCTGGCATTTGCTGTGCACACCGCGTTGCTAATTTTTCGGCCCAATAAGAAAGTACGAAATGGGAACAACCTAGAAGGAGGTCTTTTCAGGTATCGCTATCCCGTATACCTGGTGTCCTTTTTGACCCCAATACTTCTGGCTTCCTTGGCATTCATTAATGGCTCAGGTTATGTACCCATCTCTTCCTGGAGCTATCTTCCTGTCCATCCCATTTGGTACCGATTGGTTCTCAGTTGGGTACCTAGATACATTATTCTGATCAGCATCATTACCATATATTGCTCCATTTATTTTTACATCCTATCTCAGTATAATTCTGTTGGTGGAACTGCCAAGATCATGTGGAAGGAGTCTTTATGGTACAAGTTAAGCAATATAGTACTAATGCTTTTTTTCCCAGATATTTCCCTTTCTTCAAGGTCACACGGCCAAAACGCAGAAGCAGCTCCAGACTCAAAAAACATTGATAACGTGAGCGTGGATGACAACACTGAGTTTGGAAACTGGAATAGATTATTTTCCATCAAGGAAGAGGACAATTCTATGTCATCTAACATACAGAGACCATTTGAGAAAGTCAAAATCccttcatcttcttccatGTCTCCAAGGAACACGGCTGCATacgaagagaaagagaaggacCAAATTATTCACGATTTAAGGGAAAGAATTCAATTGGAGACCCAGGAAACTATCAATAAGGAAACCGTTGAGTTGTTTCAAATACGTCGGCTACAGATATTGAAACAGATGAAGGTTATTTTTATATATCCGATTGCCTACATTTTTCTATGGCTTTTTCCATTTATCCTGCAATGTGTTGAATTCAACTATTCCCGTGAGGGAGGCCCCGTACTTTGGCTGAATTACGTCGCTGCTTTCATGCAACCTTTTAATTGCACAGTTGACAGtctggtcttcttcttcaggGAGACCCCTTGGAACTTGACCTCATCTAGTGTGGATCACCTATATGAACACAAGTACTCCGACTTCCGTCGCTCAGTCTCATTTTTGCCCATGTATGGTCTACCCGATCAGTATCTACGTGGCACTCCACCTGTGGCGCCAAGCAATGCTGACCAAAACAATTCTATTAGTCCATTTACAAATTACCTCATGAATAAACCCAGAAGTTTGAGACCTAGTGTTTCGTCCAACATTGACCCCTCCCAAACAGAAGAGATTGCTGGTGCCGACGATGATATGTCTTTCACGGAAGCGCTGCAATTTCTAAGGGGTGAACCCCCAGCTGAAAAGCCAGTTCCTAACAGTGCAGATTTGTCAGCGTCTCCAAAAGCACGCaagctttcaaaagttAGCTGGCGTTCATCCAGAAGAGGTTCTGCAACGGACAGTCACTATAGTGCTAAGAGAAATAGAAGTGATCCTTCGAGTGACGAACAGCCATCGTCCAACTTgaattcttccaataagAGCCCCGATGACCCATCTGACTCTCCTCCTTTTTCTCTACCTCATACTGGGGCATTGGAGCCACAACTCACTCATATTCCTGAAACATCAGCATCATCACCTAAGCACTCCCCAAAACAGAGCAGACAATCTTCTGCGTCAAACCGTAAAGATGTACCGTTCcttggattcttcaaatccagcAAGTCAGAACCACAATCATCTGAAGCATCTCAAGTTGATAATCACTCCCACCAATCTCACTCTCAATCCCATAATGGctcagaagaagatcttACCTTTTTAGAGTTTCTATCTCAGGGACCAAAAAATTGA